One Prolixibacteraceae bacterium DNA segment encodes these proteins:
- the bioA gene encoding adenosylmethionine--8-amino-7-oxononanoate transaminase gives MHTEDITSIDKKHLWHPYTSMDNPLPCYPVESAKGVTIKLTTGEELIDGMSSWWAAVHGYQHPKLNEAITSQLSKMSHIMFGGLTHEPAVALAKKLLDITPAELNKIFYCDSGSVAVEVALKMALQYQMGKENEQRTRFATIKNGYHGDTWHAMGICDPQNGMHAIYKNRLAPTLFADSPKTTFDGKWDSSDFNSMRNIIEENQVEIAAVILEPIVQGAGGMRFYHPQYLVELRKLCTKHDILLIFDEIATGFGRSGKMFAMEHAQVVPDILCLGKAITGGMISFATTITTAHVATTISKGTPGVMMHGPTFMGNPLACSCANASLDLIMQPNTLESIHRIERELVKGLNPFKDLSIVKDVRVLGAIGVIEMYEEIDMEQFQEAFVRNGIWLRPFGKLVYMMPPYIISSEELTKLISGLKNIYSEIFQVTF, from the coding sequence ATGCATACAGAGGATATAACCAGCATTGATAAAAAACACTTATGGCACCCATATACTTCAATGGATAATCCACTTCCATGTTACCCAGTCGAAAGTGCCAAAGGGGTTACAATAAAACTAACAACAGGAGAAGAACTTATAGATGGGATGTCTAGTTGGTGGGCAGCAGTTCATGGCTACCAACATCCTAAGCTTAATGAAGCGATCACTTCACAGCTTTCAAAAATGTCACACATCATGTTCGGAGGACTAACACACGAACCGGCTGTAGCGTTAGCAAAAAAATTATTGGATATTACACCTGCTGAATTAAACAAGATATTCTATTGCGATTCTGGATCAGTAGCTGTTGAAGTAGCCCTAAAGATGGCTCTTCAATATCAGATGGGGAAAGAAAATGAACAGCGTACCCGTTTTGCTACAATTAAAAATGGATACCATGGTGACACATGGCATGCAATGGGAATATGTGATCCTCAAAATGGGATGCATGCTATCTACAAAAATAGACTTGCACCAACCCTTTTTGCTGATTCTCCCAAAACAACTTTTGATGGAAAATGGGACTCTTCAGATTTCAATTCCATGAGAAACATAATTGAAGAAAACCAAGTTGAAATTGCTGCAGTTATATTAGAACCAATAGTACAAGGTGCTGGAGGAATGCGTTTCTACCACCCTCAATATCTTGTGGAGCTACGAAAATTATGTACTAAACATGATATACTCTTAATATTTGACGAAATCGCCACAGGTTTTGGTAGATCAGGTAAAATGTTTGCAATGGAACATGCACAAGTTGTTCCTGATATATTATGCCTAGGAAAAGCAATAACAGGTGGAATGATCAGCTTTGCCACAACAATTACTACGGCCCATGTTGCAACAACCATCTCTAAAGGAACCCCTGGAGTAATGATGCATGGTCCGACTTTTATGGGAAACCCTCTTGCATGTTCCTGTGCCAATGCAAGCCTTGATCTTATCATGCAGCCTAATACCTTAGAATCAATTCATAGAATAGAGAGAGAGTTAGTCAAAGGGCTCAATCCTTTTAAAGATCTCTCTATCGTAAAAGATGTAAGAGTACTAGGAGCTATTGGTGTGATAGAGATGTATGAAGAGATAGATATGGAACAGTTTCAAGAGGCATTTGTGAGGAATGGTATATGGTTACGTCCATTTGGCAAACTTGTTTATATGATGCCTCCATATATTATATCAAGTGAAGAACTAACCAAACTAATCTCAGGCCTAAAGAACATCTATTCTGAAATATTTCAAGTAACATTTTAA
- the bioB gene encoding biotin synthase BioB, translated as MNRKELKVLIDQILDGYLISEIEANRIVHYEDIEELCNYANIIRAKMCGNNFDLCSITNARSGLCGEDCQWCSQSMHFNTDVSQYEFVPLKEVVQEAKKLEIQGVHRHSLVTSGKRLSKANLKQLVGTYRVLKNEAPKLKYCASLGLIGEEEIQDLVEAGVDHYHCNLETAPSYFPQLCTTHTIEDKINTITHAQKAGMKVCSGGIIGMGESMEQRIELALKLRELNIQSIPINILMPIEGTPLSESTKLKDDEVLRTFALFRLINPTAQIRLAGGRCEIKHLEEQLLKAGVNASIVGDLLTTMGSSVSEDLETFKNNGFNY; from the coding sequence ATGAATAGAAAAGAACTAAAAGTACTTATTGATCAAATACTTGATGGATATCTGATATCCGAAATTGAAGCAAACCGCATAGTACATTATGAGGATATTGAAGAGTTATGCAACTATGCAAATATAATTAGAGCAAAAATGTGTGGTAATAACTTTGATCTCTGCTCTATAACCAATGCAAGATCTGGCTTGTGTGGTGAAGACTGCCAATGGTGTTCTCAATCGATGCACTTCAATACCGATGTATCACAATATGAATTTGTTCCTCTGAAGGAGGTTGTACAAGAGGCTAAGAAATTGGAGATTCAGGGAGTTCACCGCCACTCCTTAGTTACTAGTGGGAAACGTCTTAGTAAAGCCAATCTGAAGCAGTTGGTTGGAACATATAGAGTGCTTAAGAACGAGGCTCCTAAATTAAAATATTGTGCATCTCTAGGGCTCATTGGAGAAGAGGAGATACAGGATTTAGTAGAAGCAGGGGTCGACCATTACCATTGTAATTTAGAAACAGCCCCATCATATTTTCCTCAACTATGTACAACGCACACTATCGAGGATAAGATCAATACTATTACACATGCTCAAAAAGCAGGAATGAAGGTATGCTCTGGCGGAATTATTGGCATGGGAGAGTCAATGGAACAACGCATAGAATTGGCTCTTAAACTTAGAGAACTGAATATTCAGTCTATCCCTATCAATATACTCATGCCAATTGAAGGAACCCCTCTTTCAGAAAGTACCAAACTAAAAGATGACGAGGTATTAAGAACGTTTGCTCTTTTTCGCTTAATCAATCCGACAGCCCAAATACGCTTGGCAGGAGGTAGATGTGAAATAAAACATCTAGAAGAACAATTATTAAAAGCAGGGGTCAACGCATCCATAGTAGGAGATCTACTAACTACCATGGGATCTTCTGTTAGTGAAGACTTAGAGACATTTAAAAACAATGGATTCAACTATTAA
- a CDS encoding YkgJ family cysteine cluster protein — protein MNFTGITPQSIVELSKQNSQEIKELFKKLKKKKPKNLDAVIHSLHQEAFELYDCLDCGNCCSSISPIVKEKDIDRLSKHFRIKSSKFIDEYLQVDDENDFVFRNQPCPFLGNDMYCMCYESRPKACREYPHTDRSKMHQILKLTETNRSYCPIVYVIIEELLKMNW, from the coding sequence ATGAACTTCACAGGAATAACTCCGCAATCTATTGTGGAACTTTCAAAACAAAATAGTCAAGAGATAAAAGAGCTTTTTAAAAAGCTTAAGAAGAAGAAACCAAAGAATTTAGATGCTGTCATTCATTCACTTCATCAAGAAGCTTTTGAATTGTATGATTGTTTAGATTGTGGAAACTGCTGTAGTAGTATCAGTCCTATTGTGAAGGAGAAAGATATCGATCGCTTGAGTAAGCACTTTAGAATCAAATCTTCAAAATTTATCGATGAATACTTGCAAGTGGACGATGAGAACGATTTTGTCTTTCGTAATCAACCGTGTCCTTTTTTAGGAAATGATATGTATTGCATGTGTTACGAGAGTCGTCCTAAAGCTTGTCGCGAATATCCACACACTGATCGCTCTAAAATGCATCAAATACTTAAATTGACTGAAACCAATAGATCTTATTGTCCTATCGTTTATGTAATCATAGAGGAATTGCTAAAAATGAATTGGTAA
- the cmk gene encoding (d)CMP kinase has product MEGKKTKLVIAIDGFSSCGKSTMAKDIAKRMEYIYVDTGAMYRAVTLYAIRHQMILEDEVSKEALVQDLDKIVITFQYDENSKSNETYLNGENVENEIRQLEVSNSVSLIAAIAEVRHHLVRLQQVFGNDSGVVMDGRDIGTVVFPNADLKIFMTADPMIRAKRRFDELTEKGEMVSLEAILANVEKRDHIDQTRDESPLVKADDAIVLDNSHLTPKEQTALVMQWIEDKIDKKDL; this is encoded by the coding sequence ATGGAAGGCAAAAAGACTAAGTTGGTAATTGCTATTGATGGATTTTCATCTTGTGGAAAAAGTACAATGGCAAAAGATATTGCAAAACGAATGGAATATATTTATGTTGATACTGGCGCTATGTATCGTGCTGTAACACTCTATGCTATTCGTCACCAAATGATTCTAGAGGATGAAGTAAGTAAAGAGGCACTTGTTCAGGACCTTGATAAGATTGTCATCACCTTTCAATATGATGAAAATAGCAAGTCTAATGAAACCTACCTTAATGGAGAAAATGTAGAAAACGAAATTAGACAACTTGAGGTATCTAATAGTGTTAGTCTTATTGCTGCAATTGCCGAGGTGAGACACCATTTAGTTCGACTTCAACAAGTGTTTGGTAATGATTCCGGAGTCGTGATGGATGGTCGTGATATCGGAACCGTTGTTTTTCCGAATGCCGACCTGAAAATATTTATGACTGCCGATCCTATGATCAGAGCAAAGAGACGCTTTGATGAGCTAACGGAGAAGGGAGAGATGGTCTCATTAGAAGCTATTTTAGCCAATGTAGAGAAAAGAGACCATATCGATCAAACTAGAGATGAAAGTCCTCTTGTAAAAGCTGATGATGCTATCGTCCTAGATAATAGCCATCTGACTCCGAAAGAACAAACTGCTCTAGTAATGCAATGGATTGAAGATAAAATAGACAAAAAGGACCTGTAG
- a CDS encoding 4-hydroxy-3-methylbut-2-enyl diphosphate reductase → MMIIEIDDNSGFCFGVIKAINKAEEVLKQDSTLYCLGDIVHNSYEVNRLESLGLQTVDREQYFTMSNCTVLLRAHGEPPETYMYAKENNIKLIDATCPVVLRLQKKVNEGYQDIESKEGQLLIFGKKGHAEVNGLVGQTKGNATVIEGPDDLSHVDTNKKTLLFSQTTKSLDGYHKLIENLQSKIGQENLLYHDTICRQVANRIPKLREFSQKYDIIVFVGGEKSSNARVLYNMCKENNTNSYFISNPDQLDFSLFHKNSKIGVCGATSTPRHLMELVAYKIRSYFEN, encoded by the coding sequence ATTATGATCATAGAGATAGACGATAATTCAGGCTTTTGCTTTGGTGTTATAAAAGCAATAAACAAAGCCGAAGAAGTGTTGAAACAAGATAGCACATTATATTGTTTAGGTGATATCGTTCATAATAGTTACGAGGTAAATCGCTTGGAGTCTTTGGGATTACAGACGGTTGATCGTGAACAATATTTTACGATGTCTAATTGTACGGTGTTGTTACGTGCACATGGAGAACCACCGGAAACTTATATGTATGCAAAGGAAAATAATATAAAGCTTATTGATGCCACTTGTCCAGTAGTCTTAAGACTACAAAAAAAGGTTAACGAGGGGTACCAAGATATAGAATCTAAAGAGGGACAACTGTTGATATTTGGGAAAAAAGGACATGCAGAAGTGAATGGTCTGGTTGGACAAACGAAAGGTAATGCAACTGTCATTGAGGGGCCAGATGATCTATCTCATGTGGATACGAATAAAAAAACATTGCTCTTCTCTCAAACGACCAAATCATTAGATGGATATCATAAGTTGATTGAAAATTTACAAAGCAAAATAGGACAAGAAAATCTACTTTATCATGATACCATTTGTCGTCAAGTAGCAAATAGAATTCCTAAATTGCGTGAATTCTCTCAAAAATATGATATTATTGTTTTTGTCGGGGGTGAAAAAAGTTCTAATGCAAGAGTGTTATACAACATGTGTAAGGAGAATAATACAAATAGCTATTTTATTTCTAACCCCGACCAATTAGACTTCTCTTTGTTTCACAAAAACAGTAAGATAGGAGTGTGTGGTGCTACCTCTACTCCTCGTCATTTGATGGAACTTGTTGCCTATAAAATTAGATCATATTTTGAAAATTAA
- the pfkA gene encoding 6-phosphofructokinase: MVELGNTTIKRIGLLTSGGDAPGMNGAIRAVTRSANYHGLEVVGISHGYRGMINKAFKTLESKDVSNILQQGGTILKSARCMEFKTIEGRKKAYDNLIEAKIDALVVIGGDGTFTGAGLFAKEHNFPVVGIPGTIDNDLYGTDFTIGYDTALNTIVDCVDKIKDTATAHERLFFIEVMGRDAGFLALNGGIAAGSEAVLIPEIPTSYADLKSYLANGYRKSKNSSIVLVAEGEKEGGAFNWAKRVEKDFPDYDVRVTILGHIQRGGTPSASDRILASRLGAGAIEALMDDQKSIMIGIENGEIVHVPFTKAIKNQKGVKQQQLDLVKILSN; encoded by the coding sequence ATGGTAGAATTAGGAAATACAACCATAAAAAGAATTGGTCTTCTAACTTCAGGAGGAGATGCACCAGGGATGAATGGTGCGATTCGTGCAGTAACTCGTAGTGCAAACTATCATGGGCTTGAAGTGGTCGGAATATCTCACGGTTATCGTGGTATGATCAACAAAGCATTTAAGACTTTAGAATCTAAAGATGTTAGTAATATTCTTCAGCAAGGCGGTACAATTTTAAAGTCTGCTCGTTGTATGGAGTTTAAAACAATAGAGGGTAGAAAGAAAGCTTATGATAATCTTATTGAAGCTAAAATTGATGCTTTGGTAGTGATTGGTGGTGATGGTACTTTTACTGGTGCTGGACTTTTTGCAAAAGAGCATAACTTCCCAGTGGTGGGCATTCCTGGTACTATTGATAACGATTTATACGGTACGGATTTTACCATTGGTTACGATACTGCTTTAAATACCATTGTGGATTGTGTTGATAAGATCAAAGATACTGCAACGGCTCATGAGCGCCTATTCTTTATTGAGGTAATGGGTCGAGATGCCGGTTTCTTAGCTCTTAATGGTGGTATTGCCGCAGGTTCTGAAGCTGTACTTATCCCAGAGATTCCTACTAGTTATGCAGACCTTAAATCCTACTTGGCTAATGGATATCGTAAGTCAAAGAATAGCTCTATTGTTCTTGTTGCTGAAGGTGAAAAAGAGGGTGGTGCTTTTAATTGGGCTAAACGTGTTGAGAAAGATTTCCCAGATTATGATGTTCGCGTAACGATCCTAGGTCACATTCAGCGTGGGGGTACTCCATCTGCTTCTGATCGTATTCTTGCAAGTAGATTAGGGGCTGGTGCTATTGAGGCTTTAATGGATGATCAAAAGAGTATTATGATTGGTATTGAAAATGGCGAAATTGTACATGTTCCATTTACAAAAGCGATCAAAAATCAAAAAGGAGTGAAGCAGCAGCAATTAGATTTGGTAAAAATATTATCGAACTAA
- the dnaK gene encoding molecular chaperone DnaK, with translation MGKIIGIDLGTTNSCVSVMEGNEPVVIINNEGKRTTPSVIAFVENGERKIGDPAKRQAITNPEKTIFSIKRFMGETFDQVAKEINRVPYNVVKGDNNTPRVVIDDRKYSPQEISAITLQKMKKTAEDYLGQEVSEAVITVPAYFNDAQRQATKEAGEIAGLKVRRIINEPTAAALAYGMDKKDEDRKIAVFDLGGGTFDISVLELGDGVFEVKSTDGDTHLGGDDFDDVIINWLADEFLKEHGVDIRKDPMAHQRLKEAAEKAKIELSSGTSTEINLPYIFVVNNVTQHLVRTLTRAQFEQLADSLIQRTIVPCQNALKNANLSASDIDEVILVGGSTRIPAIQEKVQSFFGKAPSKGVNPDEVVAVGAAIQGGVLTGEVKDVLLLDVIPLSLGIETMGGVMTKLIEANTTIPTKKSQVFSTAADNQPAVDIHVLQGERSMAKDDKTIGRFQLADIPPARRGEPQIEVTFDIDANGILSVSAKDKATGKEQSIKIEASSGLSDEEIQRMKDEAEANAETDKLAKEKIDKVNQADSMIFQTEKQLKEFGDKIPADKKAPIDAALEKLKEAHKAEDVAAIDAATEELNTVFQAASQDMYNAGAGQDPNAGAQQAQPNQGAQDDEVTDVDFEEVK, from the coding sequence ATGGGAAAGATTATTGGTATTGACTTAGGAACAACAAACTCTTGTGTTTCTGTAATGGAAGGTAACGAACCAGTTGTAATCATCAACAACGAAGGTAAAAGAACTACACCATCTGTAATTGCATTTGTAGAGAATGGAGAAAGAAAGATCGGTGATCCAGCAAAACGTCAAGCAATCACTAATCCTGAGAAAACTATCTTCTCTATCAAGCGTTTCATGGGTGAGACTTTTGATCAAGTTGCAAAAGAGATCAATCGCGTACCTTACAACGTAGTAAAAGGAGACAATAACACTCCTCGCGTGGTAATCGATGACCGTAAATATTCTCCACAAGAGATTTCGGCTATTACGCTTCAGAAAATGAAGAAAACTGCAGAAGACTACCTAGGACAAGAGGTTAGTGAAGCAGTAATTACAGTTCCAGCATATTTCAATGATGCACAGCGTCAAGCAACTAAAGAGGCAGGAGAAATTGCAGGATTGAAAGTAAGACGTATCATCAACGAGCCTACTGCAGCAGCACTTGCATACGGTATGGATAAAAAAGATGAGGATAGAAAGATTGCGGTTTTCGACCTTGGTGGTGGAACATTCGATATCTCAGTCCTTGAGCTTGGTGATGGTGTATTCGAAGTAAAATCTACTGATGGTGATACACACCTTGGTGGAGATGATTTTGATGATGTGATCATTAACTGGTTGGCTGATGAGTTTCTAAAGGAGCACGGGGTAGATATCCGCAAAGATCCTATGGCTCACCAACGTCTGAAAGAAGCTGCTGAAAAAGCAAAAATTGAGTTGTCTAGTGGTACATCTACTGAGATCAACTTACCATATATATTCGTTGTAAATAATGTAACACAACACTTGGTAAGAACACTTACTCGTGCACAATTCGAGCAGTTGGCTGACAGCCTAATTCAAAGAACAATTGTTCCTTGTCAAAATGCATTGAAAAATGCAAACTTGAGTGCTTCTGATATTGATGAAGTAATTCTTGTTGGTGGATCTACTCGTATCCCAGCTATTCAAGAGAAAGTTCAGTCATTCTTCGGAAAGGCTCCATCTAAAGGGGTTAACCCTGATGAGGTAGTAGCTGTTGGTGCTGCAATCCAAGGTGGTGTATTGACTGGAGAGGTAAAAGATGTACTTCTATTAGACGTAATTCCTCTATCTCTTGGTATTGAGACGATGGGTGGAGTAATGACAAAATTGATCGAAGCAAATACAACCATTCCTACAAAGAAATCACAGGTATTCTCTACAGCAGCAGACAACCAGCCTGCAGTAGATATCCATGTTCTTCAAGGAGAGCGTTCAATGGCAAAAGATGACAAGACAATTGGACGTTTCCAATTGGCTGATATTCCACCAGCACGTCGTGGAGAGCCACAAATTGAAGTAACTTTCGATATTGACGCAAATGGTATCCTTAGTGTTTCAGCAAAAGATAAAGCAACAGGTAAAGAGCAGTCAATTAAGATTGAAGCTTCTTCTGGTCTAAGTGATGAGGAGATCCAAAGAATGAAGGATGAGGCTGAAGCAAATGCTGAAACAGATAAATTAGCAAAAGAGAAAATCGATAAAGTAAACCAAGCAGATAGTATGATTTTCCAAACGGAAAAACAACTAAAAGAGTTTGGTGATAAGATTCCTGCTGATAAAAAAGCGCCAATTGATGCTGCTCTAGAGAAATTGAAAGAGGCTCACAAAGCAGAGGATGTTGCAGCGATAGATGCAGCAACTGAGGAGTTAAATACTGTTTTCCAAGCAGCATCTCAAGACATGTATAATGCTGGGGCTGGTCAAGATCCTAATGCTGGGGCACAACAAGCGCAACCAAACCAAGGGGCACAAGATGACGAGGTAACAGACGTTGACTTTGAGGAGGTGAAGTAA